Proteins encoded within one genomic window of Psilocybe cubensis strain MGC-MH-2018 chromosome 2, whole genome shotgun sequence:
- a CDS encoding hypothetical protein (Uncharacterized protein C1683.06c) gives MTPIPVIIDTDPGVDDVIAILLAITSPELEIVAFNVSYGNTDLEAAYLNIFKVYQTIDRHLAQYPSHKDRFPNFNSKKKPIVSRGSDAPLFGDVRLAQYFHGRDGLGNITDRHPELSVESGLLEENPYLEISKKSGVDLALDILRERPARTVTIIALGPLTNLAQMMRKDSQLVVNRIGRVICMGGALEVPGNTTAVAEFNFFADPYAVKELLISTPLHKGIPLNRFLLIPLDITTPHELPFPFYKEHVDPAFENTKAPSIPATKSPIVHFTSSFLEKTREVMIAFGKDAMELHDIVAVWCAIANPPLTNEGPVTLASGWRGSRRVFDVERTGELTRGMLVVDRREDESAYPLGANRSEAQRDPNDSRHIEHHIEHKFSDESRGVLVINGTPGPKTLLNILLRRVWGCT, from the exons ATGACTCCCATCCCAGTCATTA TCGATACGGATCCTGGTGTAGATGATGTTATTGCTAT TTTGCTAGCAATAACGTCACCAGAACTGGAGATTGTCGCATTCAATGTTTCTTATG GTAACACCGATTTGGAGGCTGCTTA CCTCAATATCTTCAAGGTGTACCAAACCATTGACCGTCACCTGGCACAATACCCTTCACATAAAGACCGTTTTCCGAATTTTAACTCTAAGAAAAAGCCCATAGTCTCAAGGGGTTCCGACGCACCGCTCTTCGGAGACGTTCGCCTTGCACAATATTTCCATGGAAG AGATGGACTTGGGAATATAACAGACCGTCATCCAGAACTATCCGTAGAGTCTGGGCTATTGGAAGAGAATCCATACCTCGAGATATCCAAAAAGTCTGGCGTAGACCTTGCACTCGACATCCTCAGGGAACGTCCTGCTAGAACTGTGACCATTATTGCTCTTGGCCCACTCACTAACCTAGCTCAGATGATGCGCAAAGATAGTCAGCTTGTTGTCAACCGCATTGGTCGGGTCATATGCATGGGCGGTGCACTTGAAGTACCCGGAAATACAACTGCAGTGGCTGAGT TTAACTTTTTTGCGGATCCATACGCTGTCAAAGAACTGCTGATATCTACGCCTCTCCATAAGGGTATTCCTCTCAATCGCTTTCTGCTCATTCCTCTGGACATAACAACACCGCACGAACTCCCATTTCCATTCTATAAAGAGCATGTTGACCCTGCGTTTGAAAACACCAAAGCACCATCTATCCCTGCCACCAAATCTCCCATAGTTCATTTTACAAGTTCCTTTTTGGAAAAGACACGCGAGGTCATGATAGCCTTCGGCAAAGATGCTATGGAACTCCATGATATTGTAGCTGTTTGGTGTGCAATAGCAAACCCACCTCTTACGAATGAGGGGCCTGTAACTCTCGCGTCAGGTTGGCGAGGTTCTCGCCGTGTTTTTGACGTCGAAAG AACGGGAGAGCTTACTAGAGGAATGTTGGTCGTCGATAGGCGCGAAGACGAGTCTGCTTATCCACTTGGCGCAAATCGGTCCGAAGCACAGAGGGATCCAAATGACTCGCGTCATATAGAACACCATATCGAACATAAATTTTCCGATGAAAGCAGAGGCGTTTTGGTTATAAATGGAACCCCTGGTCCTAAAACCTTACTGAACATCTTGCTTAGACGAGTATGGGGCTGTACATAG
- a CDS encoding Guanine nucleotide-binding protein subunit beta-2-like 1, giving the protein MTESLRFLGTLEGHKGWVTAIATSSENPDMILTASRDKTIIVWQLTRDEDSYGYPKRILHGHNHFVSDVVISSDGQFALSSSWDHTLRLWDLNTGLTTRRFVGHTSDVLSVSFSADNRQIVSGSRDRTIKLWNTLGECKYDIKEEGHTEWVSCVRFSPNVSNPVIVSCGWDKVVKVWELSKFKLKTNHYGHTGYINTVSVSPDGSLAASGGKDGITMLWDLNEGKHLYSLEAGDVVNALVFSPNRYWLCAATASCVKIFDLESKSIVDELKPAYTDVREEARQPECVSIAWSADGQTLFAGFTDNQLRVWTVTS; this is encoded by the exons ATGACTGAATCGCTGCGTTTCCTAGGCACTTTGGAGGGTCACAAGGGATGGGTTACCGCCATTGCCACCTCCTCGGAGAATCCTGATATGATCCTGACTGCTTCGCGCG ACAAGACCATCATTGTCTGGCAATTGACACGCGACGAGGACTCCTATGGATACCCCAAGCGAATCCTCCATGGACACAACCACTTCGTTTCCGATGTCGTTATCTCGTCCGACGGCCAATTCGCCCTTTCATCCTCATGGGATCACACCCTCCGCCTCTGGGACCTCAACACTGGATTGACAACCCGCCGCTTTGTTGGACACACCTCCGATGTCCTCTCAGTTAGCTTCAGCGCTGACAACAGGCAGATTGTTTCCGGTTCGCGTGACAGGACTATCAAACTCTGGAACACCCTCGGAGAATGCAAATATGACATCAAGGAGGAGGGTCATACCGAGTGGGTTTCCTGCGTGAGGTTCAGCCCTAATGTTTCGAACCCTGTCATCGTCTCTTGCGGATGGGACAAGGTTGTTAAA GTCTGGGAACTCTCCAAGTTTAAGTTGAAGACCAACCACTACGGCCACACCGGCTACATCAACACTGTATCCGTCTCTCCTGATGGTTCCCTCGCCGCTTCCGGTGGCAAGGATGGCATCACCATGCTCTGGGATTTGAACGAGGGCAAGCACCTCTACTCTCTTGAGGCTGGCGATGTTGTCAACGCTCTTGTCTTCTCCCCCAATCGCTACTGGCTCTGCGCTGCCACTGCCAGCTGCGTCAAAATCTTCGATCTCGAGAGCAA GTCTATCGTTGACGAGCTGAAGCCTGCTTACACTGACGTTCGTGAGGAGGCCAGGCAACCTGAGTGTGTTTCCATCGCCTGGTCGGCTGATGGCCAAACCTTGTTCGCCGGCTTCACTGATAACCAGCTCCGTGTCTGGACCGTCACTTCATAA